The Deltaproteobacteria bacterium genome window below encodes:
- the lolA gene encoding outer membrane lipoprotein chaperone LolA, translated as MKTLLRIMLSALLLSLIPAISSADELKEVLSKLQERYESITTLQSDFSQEVSSRGMGRPETASGKVWFKKPGKMRWEYSKPAGDLIVGDGKTVWIYQPDLNQAIERDVDAAASRMATDFLSGVGNLEKEFEARLADSKGDTWRIVLTPREESPNVKSLALEVDKKSLLIKKTEMTDHFETETRVEFRETKVNSPAPDSLFRFTPPQGVRVVRP; from the coding sequence ATGAAGACCCTCCTCCGGATAATGTTATCGGCTCTCTTGCTGAGCCTTATTCCCGCAATTTCATCGGCAGATGAGCTTAAGGAAGTCCTCTCGAAGCTCCAGGAGAGGTACGAATCCATCACGACTCTTCAGTCTGATTTCAGCCAGGAGGTCTCCTCAAGGGGCATGGGCAGGCCTGAGACCGCAAGTGGCAAGGTCTGGTTCAAAAAGCCGGGGAAGATGCGTTGGGAGTACAGCAAACCTGCGGGCGACCTCATTGTGGGCGACGGCAAGACCGTCTGGATATACCAGCCTGACCTTAATCAGGCTATCGAAAGAGACGTTGATGCCGCGGCCTCCCGCATGGCAACCGACTTCCTCTCCGGCGTCGGGAACCTGGAAAAGGAGTTCGAGGCGAGGCTTGCGGACTCGAAAGGCGATACATGGCGCATTGTGCTTACGCCCAGGGAGGAGAGCCCGAACGTCAAAAGCCTTGCGCTCGAAGTCGATAAAAAGAGCCTCCTTATAAAAAAGACGGAGATGACCGACCACTTCGAGACCGAAACGAGGGTGGAGTTCAGGGAGACTAAGGTCAACTCGCCCGCGCCCGATTCGCTTTTCCGTTTCACTCCTCCTCAGGGCGTGCGGGTCGTGAGGCCCTGA
- a CDS encoding DNA translocase FtsK 4TM domain-containing protein: MARPTSKKKETSNAGLKQEIIGIVLFAAALYSAVSLFSFARGALWGGVIGDYLAWAFLASIGYTSYVFPFILFLLSAGLILRRFFRFRVVVPVSFLFFVLSSSALLHLIDSNGGAAGAILGDFLTSLVGITGSFIFLSAVLLIAFLVATGLSVIQIALKALPPTVSVFRAVYDRMKAAKSEEPEEELEPEEETEPRPKKKNGEKPKEPERPAGAPAIITPRIHNKRQAEEPEEALEFTTPKGSFKLPPLTLLDPVPKRNSSVDDKALLLNSQVLERKLLDFGIDGRVLEVRPGPVVTMYEFEPAPGVKVGRIMNLSDDLALAMKAMSIRIIAPIPGKAVVGIEVPNQTRDTILLREMLECPAFAKSRSRLTLALGKDISGTPYVADLAKMPHLLVAGATGAGKSVSVNAMILSVLFKATPEEVRFLMVDPKMLELSAYEGIPHLITPVITDPKKAAGALKSIVTEMGRRYKLMAEKGSRNIDKYNQMVEEGGNPEEKKLPLIVVIIDELADLMMTSGKDVEECLVRLSQMARASGIHLMIATQRPSVDVVTGLIKTNFPSRIAFQLPSRTDSRTIIDSGGAETLLGQGDMLFMPPGTSKLQRIHGAYVSETEIKRVTDFWKKQGGPAYEDLKIEEEESALIDEDADLGEEFLRRYDEAVALAAQLEMISTSYIQRRFRIGYNTAARIIEKMEKEGVVGPAQGSRPREVLLRKTP, from the coding sequence ATGGCCAGACCGACTTCGAAAAAAAAAGAAACTAGTAACGCGGGCCTCAAACAGGAGATAATCGGCATCGTCCTCTTTGCCGCGGCCCTCTACTCCGCCGTAAGCCTCTTCTCCTTCGCAAGAGGCGCGCTCTGGGGCGGGGTAATAGGGGACTACCTGGCCTGGGCCTTTCTCGCGTCCATCGGATACACCTCTTACGTATTCCCGTTCATCCTGTTTCTGCTCTCAGCGGGGCTTATCCTCCGGAGGTTCTTCCGTTTCAGGGTGGTCGTGCCCGTAAGCTTCCTCTTTTTCGTCCTCTCGTCCTCGGCCCTCCTCCATCTCATCGATTCGAACGGGGGAGCGGCAGGCGCCATCCTGGGCGATTTCCTTACGAGCCTCGTCGGGATTACAGGCTCGTTCATCTTCCTCTCGGCGGTCCTCTTGATAGCGTTCCTCGTGGCTACGGGCCTATCCGTCATACAGATAGCGCTTAAGGCCCTTCCGCCGACCGTATCCGTCTTCAGGGCCGTCTACGACAGGATGAAGGCCGCGAAGTCCGAAGAGCCTGAAGAAGAACTCGAGCCGGAAGAGGAGACGGAGCCCAGGCCGAAGAAAAAGAACGGGGAAAAGCCGAAGGAGCCGGAAAGGCCGGCAGGGGCCCCGGCCATAATAACTCCCAGGATACACAATAAGAGGCAGGCCGAGGAGCCGGAAGAGGCGCTCGAGTTCACGACTCCCAAGGGGTCTTTCAAGCTTCCTCCCCTTACCCTCCTCGACCCGGTGCCCAAGAGGAACAGCTCGGTCGACGACAAGGCCCTCCTTCTGAACTCGCAGGTCCTTGAAAGGAAGCTACTAGACTTCGGCATAGACGGCCGGGTATTGGAGGTGAGGCCAGGTCCGGTCGTAACCATGTACGAGTTCGAGCCCGCGCCGGGGGTAAAGGTCGGCAGGATAATGAACCTTTCCGACGACCTAGCCCTTGCCATGAAGGCCATGTCCATTAGGATAATCGCGCCCATACCCGGAAAGGCCGTGGTCGGCATAGAGGTGCCGAACCAGACCAGGGACACGATACTCCTCCGTGAGATGCTCGAATGCCCTGCGTTCGCAAAGAGCCGCTCGCGCCTTACGCTCGCGCTCGGGAAAGACATCTCCGGGACGCCTTACGTGGCGGACCTCGCCAAGATGCCCCATCTTCTCGTTGCCGGCGCGACAGGCGCAGGGAAGAGCGTTTCCGTGAACGCCATGATACTGAGCGTCCTCTTCAAAGCCACCCCCGAGGAGGTCCGCTTCCTCATGGTGGACCCGAAGATGCTCGAGTTATCGGCTTACGAAGGCATACCGCATCTGATAACGCCGGTCATAACCGACCCGAAGAAGGCGGCAGGCGCGCTTAAGAGCATTGTCACCGAGATGGGGCGGCGCTACAAGCTCATGGCCGAGAAGGGCTCAAGGAATATCGATAAATACAACCAGATGGTCGAGGAGGGCGGGAATCCCGAAGAGAAGAAGCTCCCGCTCATCGTCGTGATAATAGACGAGCTCGCTGACCTCATGATGACCTCCGGGAAGGACGTTGAGGAATGCCTTGTGAGGCTATCGCAGATGGCGAGGGCCTCCGGCATACACCTTATGATAGCAACCCAGAGGCCGTCGGTCGACGTCGTTACTGGTCTCATAAAGACGAACTTCCCTTCGAGGATAGCCTTCCAGCTCCCTTCGAGGACCGATTCCAGGACGATTATCGACTCCGGCGGCGCCGAGACGCTTTTAGGGCAGGGCGACATGCTCTTTATGCCGCCCGGCACATCGAAGCTCCAGAGGATACACGGCGCGTACGTCTCCGAGACCGAGATAAAACGGGTGACGGATTTCTGGAAGAAGCAGGGCGGTCCCGCCTACGAGGACTTGAAGATAGAGGAAGAGGAGAGCGCCCTGATCGACGAGGACGCGGACCTGGGCGAAGAGTTCCTCCGTAGATATGACGAGGCCGTGGCGCTCGCCGCGCAGCTTGAGATGATATCGACCTCCTACATCCAGCGGAGGTTCAGGATAGGCTACAATACCGCCGCCCGCATTATCGAGAAGATGGAGAAGGAGGGTGTGGTGGGGCCTGCACAGGGGAGCCGCCCGAGGGAAGTGCTACTCCGGAAAACGCCTTAG
- a CDS encoding 2'-deoxycytidine 5'-triphosphate deaminase: MSEKNHGVLSCQSIARAVAKRHVFSKGLPIGESQIQPASMDLRLGPKAYRLISSFLPENADVLDRLHTPDLYGSDLVMYESDISNGGILEKGHVYLIPLIEELNLPPDVRGRANPKSTTGRLDIFARVLTDRNPRFDDIACGYKGGLYLEVMPRSFTIKVKEGLSLVQLRLLRGECALTDSKLKALHKDSRLLFNGDEHLSPGEVKVSKGIFMSVDLSGENSEGIIGYKSKRNSHVVDLTMKNHYSIADFWEPIYRNSKGTLILEPEDFYILSSKERIRIPTRYAAEMVAYEAGSGELRTHYAGFFDPGFGFGTKGEVKGTKAVLEVRAHDVPFMISDGQTFCKLFFERMAEVPDKVYGPRIGSSYQYQGITLSKQFKST, from the coding sequence ATGTCTGAGAAAAACCACGGCGTTTTAAGCTGCCAGTCCATAGCAAGGGCCGTCGCCAAAAGGCACGTCTTCTCAAAGGGACTGCCCATAGGCGAGTCCCAGATACAGCCCGCGAGCATGGACCTGCGGCTCGGGCCCAAGGCGTACAGGCTCATATCGAGCTTCCTGCCCGAAAACGCGGACGTGCTCGACCGGCTCCACACCCCGGACCTCTACGGCTCGGACCTCGTCATGTACGAGTCCGATATCTCGAACGGCGGCATCCTGGAAAAGGGCCATGTCTATCTCATACCCCTTATAGAGGAGCTCAACCTTCCGCCGGACGTTAGGGGCCGCGCGAACCCCAAGTCCACTACCGGCCGCCTCGACATATTCGCCAGGGTGCTGACCGACAGGAACCCCAGGTTCGACGACATAGCCTGCGGCTACAAGGGAGGACTTTACCTCGAGGTAATGCCGAGGTCTTTCACGATAAAGGTCAAGGAAGGGCTCTCGCTCGTGCAGCTGAGGCTCTTGAGGGGCGAGTGCGCCCTCACGGACTCGAAGCTCAAGGCCCTGCACAAGGACTCGCGCCTCCTCTTTAACGGGGATGAGCACCTCTCACCCGGCGAGGTCAAGGTCTCGAAAGGCATCTTCATGTCCGTTGACCTGAGCGGCGAGAACTCCGAGGGCATAATCGGCTACAAATCGAAGAGGAACAGCCATGTGGTGGACCTCACGATGAAGAACCACTACAGCATCGCCGATTTCTGGGAGCCCATATACAGGAACAGCAAGGGCACGCTCATACTCGAGCCCGAGGACTTCTACATACTCTCGTCCAAGGAGAGGATACGGATACCCACTAGGTACGCGGCCGAGATGGTCGCCTACGAGGCGGGCTCGGGAGAGCTCCGGACCCATTACGCGGGCTTCTTCGACCCGGGCTTCGGTTTCGGCACCAAAGGCGAGGTCAAGGGCACCAAGGCGGTACTCGAAGTCAGGGCGCATGACGTGCCTTTCATGATCTCCGACGGGCAGACCTTCTGCAAGCTCTTTTTCGAACGAATGGCCGAGGTGCCGGACAAGGTCTACGGCCCGAGGATAGGCTCGTCTTACCAGTATCAGGGAATAACCCTCAGCAAGCAGTTCAAGAGCACCTGA
- a CDS encoding PilZ domain-containing protein, with protein MNKLNCPKCENSFFTAVMKPNLPCPHCGFMLKGGESERRIGARSPSLKLCDILKGEVRIPAKAVDVSDTGIGIKMMGYLPFDQDDIVNVFLRELGEERPAQVVWTRKFYGISRAGLRFIDELPAIA; from the coding sequence TTCTTTACGGCGGTTATGAAGCCGAACCTGCCGTGCCCGCACTGCGGCTTCATGCTAAAGGGCGGCGAGAGCGAAAGAAGGATCGGGGCCAGGAGCCCTAGCCTCAAGCTCTGCGACATACTGAAAGGCGAGGTCCGGATACCGGCAAAGGCCGTGGACGTCTCCGATACCGGGATCGGCATAAAGATGATGGGCTACCTGCCCTTTGACCAGGACGACATAGTTAACGTCTTTTTAAGGGAGCTGGGAGAGGAAAGGCCAGCGCAGGTCGTCTGGACCAGGAAGTTCTACGGCATCTCCAGGGCAGGCCTGAGGTTCATTGACGAGCTGCCGGCCATAGCCTGA